Proteins found in one Candidatus Eremiobacteraceae bacterium genomic segment:
- a CDS encoding CmcI family methyltransferase translates to MSEREPSDPEAIRAMAADQELRAAADEFVLRGCRHRYPYNFTWLGVPVIQFPQDLIALQEIIWRVRPGAIVETGVAHGGGTLFLASMLELLGGDGTVIGVDREIRAHNRRAIEAHPASARVTLVEGSSTDQRIVARVHELARGRRTLVVLDSNHTAAHVLNELRAYAPLVDRGSYIVVLDTIVERMSAADIGKRPWGPGNSPMTAVHDFLREGDRFEIDRELESTLLISVAPDGYLRCVKDR, encoded by the coding sequence AGAGCTGCGCGCGGCCGCGGACGAATTCGTGCTGCGCGGCTGCCGGCATCGGTATCCGTACAACTTCACCTGGCTCGGCGTGCCCGTCATCCAGTTCCCGCAGGACCTGATCGCGCTGCAGGAGATCATCTGGCGCGTGCGGCCCGGCGCGATCGTCGAGACGGGCGTAGCGCACGGCGGCGGCACGCTGTTCCTGGCTTCGATGCTTGAACTTCTCGGCGGCGACGGAACGGTGATCGGCGTCGATCGCGAGATCCGCGCGCACAACCGCCGCGCCATCGAAGCGCATCCCGCGAGCGCACGCGTGACCCTGGTCGAGGGCTCGTCCACGGACCAGCGGATCGTCGCACGCGTTCACGAGCTCGCGCGCGGCCGGCGCACGCTGGTCGTGCTCGACTCGAACCACACCGCCGCGCACGTGCTGAACGAACTGCGCGCGTACGCGCCGCTGGTGGATCGCGGCAGCTACATCGTCGTGCTCGACACGATCGTCGAGCGCATGTCGGCCGCGGACATCGGCAAGCGCCCATGGGGCCCAGGCAACAGCCCGATGACCGCGGTCCACGATTTCCTGCGCGAAGGCGACCGTTTCGAGATCGATCGCGAGCTCGAGAGCACGCTGCTGATCTCGGTGGCGCCCGACGGCTACTTGCGCTGCGTCAAGGACCGGTGA